The Dehalogenimonas sp. 4OHTPN genome window below encodes:
- a CDS encoding ABC transporter permease: protein MKMLFTLLGGIIIVGLIGTAVSAELLPIRDPLLQDASARLLPPGAEYLFGTDNYGRDVFSRVIFGARSALYVAIASVSLATFAGVIIGAVTGTRGGVLDGFTQRVNTAMLGFPTLVLAVVLITVVGPSPNGVLIGIAIGVFPQMVRLSHTITVSVKTEEYVRLTTSMGLKPWRIALRHIVPRIASPVLAYATGYIGIALILESALSFLGLGVPPPTPSWGGMLLEGRLYMEAAPWLAVAPGLALCTAVFAFVFVGDFIRDLLDPRNRQE from the coding sequence ATGAAGATGCTGTTCACCCTCCTGGGCGGGATCATAATTGTTGGGCTCATCGGCACCGCCGTCTCAGCCGAATTGCTGCCGATCCGTGATCCCTTGCTCCAGGACGCATCCGCCCGCCTGCTGCCGCCTGGCGCGGAATATCTTTTCGGTACCGATAATTACGGCCGGGATGTTTTCAGCCGGGTAATCTTCGGGGCACGATCAGCGCTTTATGTGGCCATAGCGTCAGTTTCGCTGGCTACTTTTGCCGGTGTCATCATCGGCGCCGTTACCGGAACCCGAGGCGGAGTCCTGGACGGTTTTACGCAGCGGGTGAACACAGCCATGCTGGGATTCCCCACTTTGGTTTTGGCTGTAGTTCTTATCACTGTCGTGGGCCCGTCACCGAATGGGGTTCTAATTGGCATCGCAATCGGGGTCTTCCCTCAAATGGTCAGGCTTTCCCACACTATTACCGTTTCAGTGAAAACAGAGGAATATGTCCGGTTAACCACGTCAATGGGACTGAAGCCCTGGCGGATCGCGTTAAGGCACATTGTTCCAAGAATAGCCTCGCCGGTACTGGCTTACGCTACCGGTTATATCGGTATCGCTCTGATTTTGGAATCAGCGTTAAGCTTCCTTGGTCTGGGTGTCCCGCCGCCAACTCCGAGTTGGGGCGGTATGCTTTTGGAAGGCCGGCTGTATATGGAAGCAGCCCCTTGGCTGGCCGTAGCTCCCGGGCTGGCACTATGCACCGCGGTATTTGCTTTCGTTTTCGTAGGTGATTTTATTCGCGACCTGCTCGACCCCAGAAACCGCCAAGAGTGA
- a CDS encoding ABC transporter ATP-binding protein, producing the protein MTIFLKTAGLTVHYRTPGGIIRAVDGVSFEISRPGQALALIGESGCGKSSVGLALLRLLPGNTSEFAGSISFEGCELTTLNNEDFRSKYRWKKIAWVPQNTKNSLDPYFSIEAQFKELFEAHGIRDAAEKTSRLLATVGLSKEKCSSIPDRLSGGEIQRACIALAFALEPALVILDEPTSALDPSLKGQIISLLISLKKELSTSYLFITHDIAQAAAVCDYFIVLYAGKIVEKGTREQILKAPLHPYTRKLLECISLSHQGEGVAYIPGEPPDLKGSVSGCSFAPRCDQSEAVCLKEVPVLNEAEEGHFAACPLVRKI; encoded by the coding sequence ATGACAATATTTCTTAAAACTGCTGGCCTGACCGTGCATTACCGTACCCCCGGAGGGATTATCCGGGCTGTGGACGGGGTTTCGTTTGAAATCAGCCGGCCGGGGCAGGCTTTGGCGCTTATCGGCGAATCTGGGTGCGGCAAGTCCAGCGTAGGTTTGGCTTTACTACGCCTGTTGCCCGGCAATACTTCCGAATTCGCTGGATCGATAAGTTTCGAGGGCTGCGAATTAACCACGTTGAATAATGAGGATTTTCGGAGCAAATACCGATGGAAAAAGATCGCCTGGGTGCCGCAAAACACTAAAAATTCTCTGGATCCGTACTTTAGCATCGAGGCTCAGTTTAAGGAGCTTTTCGAGGCGCATGGCATCCGTGATGCCGCTGAAAAAACCAGCCGGTTGCTGGCAACCGTTGGTTTGTCCAAAGAGAAATGCAGTTCAATTCCGGATAGGCTGAGCGGCGGTGAAATTCAGCGGGCTTGTATCGCCCTCGCGTTCGCCCTGGAGCCTGCTCTGGTGATTCTGGATGAACCGACCTCCGCGCTTGATCCCAGCTTAAAAGGCCAGATAATATCCCTTCTCATTTCGTTGAAAAAAGAGTTATCCACCTCATATTTGTTTATCACTCACGACATCGCCCAGGCAGCCGCCGTTTGCGACTATTTTATCGTCCTTTATGCCGGAAAAATCGTAGAAAAAGGCACGCGTGAACAGATACTAAAAGCCCCATTGCATCCCTACACCAGGAAACTCCTTGAATGCATAAGCCTGTCTCATCAAGGTGAAGGCGTAGCTTATATACCCGGCGAACCGCCCGATCTGAAGGGATCTGTCTCCGGCTGCTCGTTCGCGCCGCGCTGTGACCAGTCAGAAGCGGTGTGCTTAAAAGAAGTCCCGGTGTTGAATGAGGCGGAGGAGGGTCACTTTGCGGCTTGCCCGCTGGTGCGAAAGATTTGA
- the prfA gene encoding peptide chain release factor 1 gives MLEQLEKIEKRYTEIEEAIATPEVAANIPELTRLAKERAALEDIVGLYRKYLRTVKAFEDTEHLLDTERDEEMLELAREEHQSLKEQRESLYEELKIALLPKDPNAGRNIIMEIRAGTGGDEAKLFAADLFHMYTRYAELKGWKVDVIDLSESAAGVFKEVIFEIDGEEVYNRLKFESGVHRVQRVPVTEAAGRIHTSTATVAVLPVAEEVEVDINPDELRVDIFHSGGAGGQNVNKVATAVRLTHLPTGLVVVCQDERSQLRNRQKAMDVLRARLLAMEQEKQQSEVTDARRSQIGTAERSEKVRTYNFPQDRLTDHRIGLSVHNLPKLLQGYLDDVIDALATDEQARLLQSAGV, from the coding sequence ATGCTGGAACAACTTGAGAAAATCGAAAAACGCTATACCGAGATAGAAGAGGCTATTGCCACACCCGAAGTCGCCGCCAATATCCCGGAGCTCACCCGTCTTGCCAAGGAGCGCGCCGCTTTGGAAGATATCGTCGGCCTTTACCGGAAATACCTGCGCACCGTGAAAGCCTTCGAGGACACCGAACACCTTTTAGACACCGAACGGGACGAGGAGATGTTGGAACTGGCGCGGGAGGAACACCAAAGCCTCAAAGAGCAGCGGGAGTCCCTCTACGAGGAACTGAAAATCGCTTTGCTGCCTAAGGACCCCAACGCCGGCCGCAACATCATCATGGAGATCCGCGCCGGTACCGGCGGCGACGAGGCCAAGCTTTTTGCCGCCGATCTTTTCCATATGTACACCCGCTACGCCGAACTCAAGGGCTGGAAGGTAGATGTTATCGACCTGTCTGAATCCGCCGCCGGCGTTTTCAAGGAGGTTATCTTTGAGATCGACGGTGAGGAAGTGTACAACCGCCTGAAGTTCGAGAGCGGCGTCCACCGTGTTCAGCGCGTCCCGGTGACCGAGGCTGCCGGACGTATTCATACATCGACAGCGACGGTAGCGGTGCTGCCGGTCGCCGAGGAGGTCGAGGTCGACATCAACCCCGACGAACTGCGGGTCGACATCTTCCATTCCGGCGGGGCGGGCGGTCAGAATGTCAATAAAGTGGCCACCGCGGTGCGCCTGACCCACCTGCCCACCGGCCTGGTAGTCGTTTGCCAGGACGAGCGTTCCCAGCTTAGAAACCGGCAGAAAGCCATGGACGTGTTGCGGGCACGCCTTCTGGCCATGGAACAGGAGAAGCAGCAGTCGGAGGTGACCGACGCCCGTCGCTCCCAGATCGGCACCGCCGAGCGCTCGGAGAAAGTCCGCACTTACAACTTCCCCCAGGACCGCCTGACCGACCACCGCATCGGCTTGTCGGTCCACAACCTGCCGAAACTGCTGCAAGGCTATCTTGATGACGTCATTGACGCTCTGGCTACCGATGAGCAGGCTCGGTTGCTTCAATCCGCCGGCGTATGA
- the prmC gene encoding peptide chain release factor N(5)-glutamine methyltransferase, which produces MTVAAAIYQAATRLPGLSARLDAEVLMRHVLGLSRIELYRGLFDVLTQADEVLYSALIDRLIAGEPLQYLTGHTEFYGLEFYVNPTVLIPRPETEILVEKALDIAMLKTGDKQHALVIADVGCGSGAVAVTLAKHLPESVILAIDTSPEALSLARRNAASQAVTNIEFIHGDLLEGVADRRIDIVCANLPYVPSVEARGNRFEPQLALDGGLDGLDIIRRLVSQITARDDQPDWLLLEFGSCQSAAVKSIIDQAFPGNRTEIIRDLIPLDRVSVTRLLPGHSPRSE; this is translated from the coding sequence ATGACCGTCGCCGCCGCCATATATCAGGCTGCAACCCGCCTGCCTGGTCTCTCAGCCCGCCTCGACGCCGAGGTGCTGATGCGTCATGTTCTCGGTCTTTCTCGTATCGAGTTGTACCGGGGCCTTTTCGATGTTCTAACACAAGCTGATGAGGTTCTTTATTCGGCGTTGATCGATCGCCTAATCGCCGGCGAGCCGCTGCAGTACCTCACCGGGCACACCGAGTTCTACGGGCTTGAGTTTTATGTCAACCCTACCGTCCTTATTCCCCGTCCGGAGACTGAAATCCTTGTCGAAAAAGCCCTCGATATCGCAATGCTCAAGACGGGGGACAAGCAACACGCTCTGGTTATCGCCGATGTCGGCTGCGGCTCCGGCGCGGTAGCTGTAACCCTGGCGAAACATTTGCCTGAATCGGTAATCCTTGCCATCGACACCTCGCCAGAGGCTCTTAGCCTGGCCCGCCGCAACGCCGCCAGCCAAGCCGTCACGAACATCGAGTTCATCCATGGCGACCTCCTCGAAGGCGTCGCTGACCGCCGTATCGACATCGTCTGCGCCAACTTGCCCTACGTCCCTTCCGTTGAGGCCAGGGGCAACCGGTTTGAACCACAGCTTGCGCTGGATGGCGGTCTGGACGGTTTAGATATCATCCGCCGCCTGGTCAGCCAGATCACTGCCCGCGATGATCAGCCCGATTGGTTGCTCCTCGAGTTCGGTTCATGTCAATCCGCTGCGGTTAAATCTATAATTGACCAGGCATTCCCTGGAAACCGTACCGAAATCATCCGCGACCTCATCCCCCTTGATCGTGTCTCGGTCACCAGACTTCTCCCTGGCCATTCCCCGCGTAGCGAATAA
- a CDS encoding electron transfer flavoprotein subunit beta/FixA family protein encodes MDIIVLIKQIPDPEIPPASFKIDPSGTKVVPPAGVSPVIDPYSEHALEAGLRLKDTNTGSTLKAISLGSGLNKELLKKAIALGADELILLDDPAFAELDSAAAAAVLAAAVKKIGKFDVILAGRAAADWDAGQTGLLLAGDLGLPSLSRARKIEFTGGKLRVERIVSGGFEVVEAAVPAVITVSGELGKLRLPNIKGVLSAKKKEPLFWKATDLGTVAVNRRVKLVRLYQPVREAKCELIPGATPEEQGTNLAVKLRELKLI; translated from the coding sequence TTGGATATCATCGTTCTCATCAAGCAAATCCCCGACCCCGAAATTCCTCCAGCAAGCTTCAAGATTGATCCCTCCGGGACCAAGGTCGTACCTCCTGCCGGAGTCTCTCCGGTCATCGATCCATACTCTGAGCATGCCCTTGAGGCTGGGCTGCGGCTCAAAGACACCAACACTGGCAGCACCTTGAAAGCGATTTCTTTGGGAAGCGGCCTCAATAAGGAACTCCTTAAAAAAGCCATCGCTCTCGGTGCCGATGAACTCATCCTGTTAGATGACCCGGCCTTCGCCGAACTGGACAGCGCTGCTGCGGCCGCCGTCCTTGCCGCTGCAGTCAAAAAGATCGGCAAGTTCGATGTTATCCTCGCTGGCCGCGCCGCTGCGGATTGGGACGCCGGCCAGACAGGCCTGCTTCTGGCGGGTGACCTCGGCCTGCCTTCATTGTCCCGCGCCCGCAAGATCGAATTCACCGGCGGTAAACTTCGCGTCGAGCGCATCGTCAGCGGCGGCTTTGAAGTCGTCGAGGCAGCCGTGCCGGCTGTCATCACTGTATCTGGAGAGCTCGGGAAACTCCGTCTGCCCAACATCAAGGGAGTACTCTCCGCCAAGAAAAAGGAACCCCTCTTTTGGAAAGCCACCGACCTGGGCACCGTCGCTGTTAACCGTCGGGTGAAACTGGTGAGGCTCTATCAACCGGTGCGAGAAGCGAAGTGCGAACTGATCCCCGGCGCCACCCCCGAAGAACAGGGCACCAACCTGGCGGTGAAGCTTCGCGAACTAAAGCTAATCTAG
- a CDS encoding electron transfer flavoprotein subunit alpha/FixB family protein — protein MPDNKSVLIVVEANGGTPSPAAVELFTAAKAITSDESISSLVIGTGARDAAVAISRFGAVKVFTAEAGQVSSDAVAVTVITLAADLNPKTILLAETDLGRDLAPMLAARFSTAAVTDVIAIRTEGSARIFTRPVYGGNALADFTIDTEPQVVSIRPKTFAPAPENDNHTSEIVELPAAKPLAGIRILERVAVKETGPKIEEAKIVVGGGRGLGGPEGFARLQELADLLGGVVGASRPPCDQGWWPESGQIGVTGKIIAPDLYIAVGISGSSQHLSGVSGSKTLVAINKDAEANIFKAAAFGVTGDWKKVVPALVAKVKELSGR, from the coding sequence ATGCCAGATAATAAAAGCGTCCTAATCGTCGTCGAGGCCAATGGCGGCACGCCTTCGCCCGCCGCCGTCGAGCTTTTCACCGCTGCGAAGGCAATCACCTCCGACGAATCCATTTCCAGCCTTGTCATTGGCACCGGCGCCAGAGACGCCGCCGTTGCCATCAGCAGATTTGGTGCCGTGAAGGTCTTTACCGCCGAAGCCGGCCAAGTTTCGAGCGATGCCGTCGCCGTGACGGTGATAACGCTGGCCGCTGACCTGAACCCAAAAACCATCCTCCTGGCTGAAACCGATTTAGGCCGCGACCTGGCGCCGATGCTGGCCGCCCGGTTTTCGACCGCCGCTGTAACCGATGTTATCGCTATCCGTACAGAGGGCAGCGCCCGGATTTTTACCCGCCCCGTCTACGGCGGAAACGCTTTGGCGGATTTTACCATCGATACCGAACCCCAGGTCGTTTCCATCCGGCCCAAGACCTTCGCTCCGGCACCAGAAAACGATAACCACACCTCAGAGATAGTGGAATTGCCGGCGGCTAAACCATTGGCTGGTATTCGAATCTTGGAGCGAGTAGCCGTGAAAGAGACCGGCCCAAAGATCGAAGAGGCAAAAATCGTCGTCGGCGGCGGCCGCGGCCTGGGCGGCCCGGAGGGTTTTGCCCGGCTCCAAGAACTCGCCGACCTCCTCGGCGGTGTCGTTGGAGCCTCCCGCCCGCCTTGCGACCAGGGCTGGTGGCCAGAGTCCGGCCAGATCGGCGTCACCGGGAAGATCATCGCCCCAGACCTCTATATAGCCGTGGGCATATCAGGGTCGTCGCAGCACCTATCCGGCGTCTCCGGCTCAAAAACACTTGTGGCCATCAACAAAGACGCCGAAGCAAACATTTTCAAGGCCGCCGCCTTCGGCGTCACTGGCGACTGGAAAAAGGTTGTCCCGGCCCTCGTCGCCAAGGTCAAGGAACTCAGCGGCAGATAG
- a CDS encoding substrate-binding domain-containing protein: MNKTWLKISGLLLSMVLAASSIAGCNSSDNPSTTGPTVSPTTQQGSGILTPAKRLKVATTSSLYDTGLWALLEPMFEKEFGVEVDVLYANTGIALQYGQRGDVDIITVHDKARELQFIADGYGTTRSAFAYNYFVIVGPASDPLGLKGLSAEDAFKKLFASKTTKFVSRGDASGTHSKEQAIWKAAGFNYADVRSSGAWYVESGQGMGPTLQMAGQLQAYTLSDLGTFLAFKGQTGLASIVDKGSILLNVYAAIPVNPAKVAVSNKDMAQKMAEWLMSPAIQKVIGDYGVKDYGAPLFTPCAGNEPSS; this comes from the coding sequence ATGAATAAAACATGGTTAAAAATTTCCGGCTTGTTGCTGTCGATGGTACTCGCGGCTTCATCGATCGCCGGCTGCAACAGCTCTGATAATCCATCAACCACCGGTCCGACGGTATCGCCGACCACCCAACAGGGCAGCGGCATCCTTACCCCGGCTAAACGCCTCAAGGTGGCCACTACGAGTTCTCTCTATGACACCGGTCTGTGGGCCCTCTTAGAGCCTATGTTCGAGAAAGAGTTCGGCGTTGAAGTTGACGTACTTTACGCCAACACTGGTATCGCCCTCCAATACGGTCAACGCGGCGACGTCGACATCATCACTGTTCACGATAAGGCTCGGGAGCTCCAATTCATCGCGGACGGCTACGGCACCACCCGCAGTGCTTTCGCCTATAATTACTTTGTCATTGTCGGCCCAGCCTCCGACCCGCTAGGATTGAAAGGTCTTTCCGCCGAGGATGCCTTCAAGAAGTTGTTCGCTTCTAAAACCACCAAGTTCGTCTCCCGCGGCGATGCCTCTGGCACCCACTCCAAGGAACAGGCCATCTGGAAGGCCGCCGGCTTCAACTACGCCGACGTCCGTAGCTCCGGTGCCTGGTACGTCGAATCCGGTCAGGGCATGGGACCCACCCTGCAGATGGCCGGCCAGCTTCAGGCCTACACCCTGTCCGATCTCGGCACCTTTTTAGCATTCAAAGGGCAGACCGGTCTGGCTTCTATCGTAGATAAAGGATCAATCTTGCTGAACGTCTATGCCGCTATCCCGGTCAATCCAGCTAAAGTTGCCGTGAGTAACAAGGACATGGCTCAGAAGATGGCCGAATGGCTGATGTCCCCGGCCATCCAGAAGGTCATCGGCGACTACGGCGTCAAGGACTACGGCGCGCCGCTCTTTACCCCATGCGCCGGAAACGAACCTTCGAGTTAA
- a CDS encoding ABC transporter permease, which yields MEEIWLGLQRAVELIFSADPDVMEATWRSLSISATASVIAAVIALPLGSLIFHNTFHGKRFVISFIHTLFSLPTVLVGLFVFLLFSRSGPLGEFGLLFTPTIMVIGQAVLVTPLILGLVISALSGIDRMAKETAIALGASRWQMGLLMIKEARYAIFTAFILGFGRAISEVGLALMVGGNIRGFTRVLTTAISLETSKGDIELSLALGIILLGIALLINMALSWLQQRSTVIRPRPVE from the coding sequence TTGGAAGAAATCTGGCTCGGTTTACAAAGGGCAGTCGAACTCATCTTTTCGGCTGACCCCGATGTTATGGAGGCCACCTGGCGGTCGCTGAGTATCTCAGCGACCGCCAGCGTCATCGCCGCGGTCATCGCTCTGCCTTTGGGTTCTCTCATCTTCCATAACACTTTCCACGGCAAGCGTTTCGTGATCAGCTTCATCCATACCCTGTTTTCCCTGCCGACAGTATTAGTCGGCCTGTTTGTCTTCCTGCTGTTCTCCCGCTCTGGACCGCTTGGGGAGTTTGGGCTGCTGTTCACCCCGACAATTATGGTCATCGGCCAGGCTGTGCTGGTGACGCCGCTGATACTCGGCCTCGTCATCTCGGCGCTCTCGGGAATTGACCGCATGGCCAAAGAGACGGCGATTGCCTTGGGCGCCAGCCGCTGGCAAATGGGGCTGCTGATGATCAAAGAGGCCAGGTACGCTATCTTCACCGCCTTCATCCTCGGCTTCGGCCGAGCCATCTCGGAAGTCGGCCTGGCGCTCATGGTCGGCGGTAACATCCGCGGCTTCACTCGGGTGTTGACCACCGCCATCTCGCTCGAAACCAGTAAGGGCGACATCGAACTGTCGCTGGCACTGGGGATAATCCTGTTGGGTATTGCCCTGCTGATCAACATGGCGCTCTCCTGGCTGCAGCAGCGCAGCACAGTCATCAGACCGAGGCCGGTAGAATGA
- a CDS encoding ABC transporter ATP-binding protein, translating into MMFADAKPILEARGLRQRYGDNFSLKDIDLTVAASETLALIGPSGAGKSTVLRLLDLLESPSGGTIFIKGQPVTGSASSRLELRRKMAFVHQKPLVFTTSVFDNIAQPLRWRGMKGEDIKPRVAASLAEVGLAGFEGRQAKTLSGGETQRVALARALVTSPDILFLDEPTANLDPNSTAMVEELVSSIIRKRRLTVVMATHDLAQGQRLADRIGVMMKGELLQLGTGDEIFMAPACRAVAEFIGIETILEGSVIESIGGLITVDVAGKFIQATGDFMSGDRVNLFLRPDQITVSLKSEICSSARNRLEGTIINMALVGPLVRLEIDCGIRLLAVVTRQSADELGLATGKAVVACLKAAGIHVVRA; encoded by the coding sequence ATGATGTTTGCAGACGCTAAACCAATCCTTGAAGCCCGAGGGCTGCGCCAGCGCTACGGCGACAACTTCAGCTTGAAAGATATAGACTTGACCGTCGCCGCCAGCGAAACTCTGGCGCTCATCGGCCCCTCCGGCGCCGGTAAAAGCACCGTCCTCAGGCTGCTGGATCTGCTGGAGTCGCCATCTGGGGGCACCATCTTCATCAAAGGTCAACCGGTGACCGGCAGTGCCTCAAGTCGTCTGGAGCTGCGTCGTAAAATGGCTTTCGTTCACCAGAAACCGCTCGTCTTTACAACTTCGGTATTTGACAACATCGCTCAGCCGCTGCGATGGAGAGGTATGAAGGGTGAAGATATTAAACCCAGAGTGGCGGCATCCCTGGCCGAAGTCGGCCTGGCCGGCTTCGAGGGGCGTCAGGCCAAAACCCTGTCCGGCGGCGAAACACAACGCGTGGCCCTGGCGCGGGCGTTGGTCACCAGTCCTGACATTCTCTTCCTGGATGAACCGACAGCCAACCTGGACCCCAATTCTACCGCGATGGTTGAGGAATTGGTCTCAAGCATCATCAGAAAGCGCCGCCTCACTGTGGTCATGGCAACCCACGATTTAGCCCAAGGTCAGCGTCTGGCAGACCGAATCGGCGTCATGATGAAAGGTGAACTGTTACAACTCGGCACCGGTGACGAAATCTTCATGGCGCCGGCCTGCCGCGCCGTGGCTGAGTTCATCGGCATTGAAACGATACTCGAAGGCTCGGTGATTGAATCAATCGGCGGACTTATCACAGTCGACGTTGCCGGAAAATTTATACAGGCAACTGGTGACTTTATGTCCGGCGACCGGGTCAACCTGTTCCTCCGGCCCGACCAGATCACGGTCAGCTTGAAATCCGAAATATGTTCCAGCGCCCGCAATCGGCTGGAAGGCACCATAATCAATATGGCTCTGGTCGGGCCGCTGGTCCGGCTGGAAATAGACTGCGGTATCCGGCTGCTGGCGGTCGTTACCCGCCAGTCCGCCGATGAATTAGGTTTGGCGACAGGCAAGGCGGTAGTTGCCTGTCTTAAGGCGGCCGGCATCCACGTCGTAAGGGCTTAA
- the fusA gene encoding elongation factor G, with translation MENYGIAGIRNVALLSHSGAGKTTLAEAALFSAGAISRMGRVDDGTTASDFDPEGVKRKISISLSLLPFIWRKTKVNFLDAPGYADFAGEAKAAIKVAESAIIVVAASSGVEVGTETAWALAEEAKLPRCLVVNKMDRENVNFDNVVAALQAKFGHKCLPLTIPIGSFKEFKGVIDVLNLKAFTGAHPAAEGEVPVQLAQAATDARERLIEAVAEQDDNLIEKFLGGEELSAEEIHNGLKKAIAAGEIVPILAGAALTNTGVDSLLDFVCEFMPSPQGRKVELSDGNSLTAEESSPVAALVFKTTADPFVGKLTFFRVYRGMLQSNTHVWNSTRKADERIGQLYIMRGKHQEPATQIGAGDIGAVAKCAVTATNDTLATQDSPVIITPISFPKPTYSVAVHPKSKADIDKLGQAIAKLIEEDPTLESHRDPDTSETILAGLGDTQLDVAAEKMARKYSVAVELKAPRVPYKETITGSARAEYRHKKQTGGHGQFGHVVLDVEALPAGSGVEFVDRVVGGAVPRNYIPAVEKGIKEAVQEGGSLGFPIVDLRATLCDGSFHPVDSSEICFKIAGAGALKKGMEQAGPVLLEPIVSLQINVPSSIVGDIIGDLNTKRAHVQGMNPDGDRTIIEAMAPLAEVQRYAVNLKSLTQGRGSFTMKFDHYQQVPANLTQKLVADRAAELAAAQSTH, from the coding sequence ATGGAGAATTATGGCATAGCCGGCATCCGGAATGTGGCGCTGCTGTCTCACAGCGGCGCCGGAAAAACCACCCTGGCCGAGGCGGCGCTTTTCAGCGCCGGCGCCATCAGCCGAATGGGCAGAGTTGACGATGGCACAACAGCGTCAGATTTCGATCCCGAGGGAGTGAAGCGAAAGATTTCTATAAGTCTTTCGCTTTTACCTTTTATCTGGCGCAAAACCAAGGTGAATTTTCTGGACGCGCCGGGTTATGCCGATTTTGCCGGAGAGGCCAAAGCCGCAATCAAAGTGGCCGAATCGGCAATTATAGTGGTCGCCGCTTCATCGGGTGTTGAAGTAGGCACCGAGACTGCCTGGGCTCTTGCGGAAGAGGCAAAATTACCCAGGTGCCTGGTCGTCAACAAGATGGATCGGGAAAATGTGAATTTTGACAATGTGGTAGCAGCGCTGCAGGCCAAGTTTGGGCACAAGTGCTTACCGCTGACGATTCCGATAGGTTCTTTCAAAGAATTTAAAGGCGTTATTGATGTCTTGAACCTGAAGGCGTTTACCGGCGCCCACCCCGCCGCTGAGGGCGAGGTACCAGTTCAATTAGCCCAGGCGGCAACAGACGCCAGAGAGCGGCTTATCGAGGCAGTCGCCGAGCAGGACGACAATCTCATCGAAAAATTCCTCGGCGGTGAAGAACTGTCAGCTGAGGAAATCCATAATGGTTTGAAAAAGGCGATTGCGGCAGGTGAAATTGTACCGATCCTGGCCGGGGCGGCGCTAACCAACACCGGCGTGGACTCATTGTTGGATTTCGTCTGTGAATTCATGCCGTCTCCTCAAGGGCGGAAAGTCGAACTCAGCGATGGAAACAGTCTCACCGCTGAAGAATCAAGTCCGGTAGCCGCGCTGGTCTTCAAAACGACCGCGGACCCGTTTGTTGGCAAACTGACCTTCTTCCGTGTTTACCGCGGTATGCTTCAAAGCAACACCCACGTCTGGAATTCAACGCGGAAAGCTGACGAACGAATAGGGCAGCTGTATATCATGAGAGGCAAACACCAGGAACCGGCGACGCAAATCGGCGCTGGGGACATCGGCGCGGTTGCCAAATGCGCCGTCACAGCGACGAACGATACGCTGGCGACCCAGGACAGCCCGGTAATAATCACCCCGATATCTTTCCCCAAACCGACATACTCGGTGGCGGTTCACCCCAAATCCAAAGCGGATATTGATAAACTGGGCCAGGCGATCGCCAAGCTTATCGAAGAAGACCCGACTCTGGAAAGCCACCGAGACCCAGATACCTCGGAAACCATACTTGCGGGTCTCGGCGATACCCAACTGGATGTCGCCGCTGAAAAAATGGCGCGGAAGTATTCAGTAGCAGTTGAGCTTAAAGCCCCCAGGGTTCCCTACAAAGAGACGATTACTGGCTCAGCAAGGGCAGAGTACCGCCATAAGAAACAGACCGGCGGCCACGGCCAATTCGGTCACGTCGTACTTGATGTCGAAGCCCTGCCTGCAGGCTCGGGTGTCGAGTTTGTTGATAGGGTGGTCGGCGGCGCTGTCCCCCGCAACTATATACCGGCGGTGGAAAAGGGTATCAAAGAAGCGGTGCAGGAAGGCGGCAGTCTGGGCTTTCCGATCGTTGACCTCCGTGCCACCCTGTGCGACGGCAGTTTCCACCCGGTGGACTCCTCCGAGATCTGCTTCAAGATCGCTGGCGCAGGCGCGTTAAAGAAAGGCATGGAGCAAGCCGGGCCGGTACTCCTGGAACCGATCGTCAGTCTTCAGATAAATGTCCCGTCTTCTATCGTGGGTGATATCATCGGCGACCTTAATACCAAACGCGCTCATGTCCAGGGTATGAATCCTGACGGGGACCGTACAATTATTGAGGCAATGGCGCCGCTGGCTGAAGTCCAACGTTATGCCGTTAACCTGAAGAGCCTGACTCAAGGCCGTGGTTCGTTTACGATGAAGTTTGATCATTACCAGCAGGTGCCGGCTAATCTAACACAAAAACTGGTCGCGGACCGGGCAGCGGAATTAGCGGCGGCGCAATCTACACATTGA